From a single Shewanella denitrificans OS217 genomic region:
- a CDS encoding sulfatase-like hydrolase/transferase, with protein MTNIILICVDQMRADTIRILGNPSIITPNLDALSLNSVVFSNHFSAGSPCSPARTSLLTGQYPATHGSITKNHRLKSTTNLALEIKKIGLSSTLFGFTDTVIPPYIQEKEGIMPGFDVQCYMNLHNIGLSGWAKELQKKGYHVLPNIMDIYRAEKAPYNYHDSDTAFLTDQVINYVASQGQEFGFIHLSYFRPHPPFIAPAPYSEYYPEVNCQKPEVDLETFLSMHPFHECLFHQLYKNTFNNLSYKQIESILTERFSRDKRAYYGLITELDYHLGRLITFLKDKGVYDETLLIFTSDHGELLGDKWLYEKGGYFDQSFHVPLLIKPPKALRSKQEGKIVDSFTSSIDLMPTILDIINAPIPESVEGLSLAELLSDGKNDSTRKDIIYEHYTTLPTKQLNRTLTIKDESFKYVYCSQFEHLLFDLKSDPDELKNLATESKHLNTVAYYQDRLRAEKLL; from the coding sequence ATGACCAATATCATTCTGATTTGTGTAGATCAAATGCGAGCTGATACCATTCGAATCTTGGGTAACCCCTCTATTATTACTCCCAACCTGGATGCTTTATCTTTAAATTCAGTCGTATTTTCTAACCACTTCAGTGCTGGTTCTCCTTGCTCCCCCGCCCGAACAAGTTTACTGACAGGTCAATACCCTGCGACTCACGGATCAATAACTAAAAACCACCGATTGAAAAGCACCACCAATCTTGCGTTAGAAATAAAAAAAATCGGCTTATCTTCCACATTATTTGGTTTTACAGACACTGTTATCCCACCCTATATTCAGGAAAAAGAAGGAATCATGCCCGGGTTTGATGTGCAATGCTATATGAACTTACACAACATTGGGCTATCTGGGTGGGCAAAAGAACTGCAAAAGAAAGGCTATCATGTTCTTCCAAATATAATGGATATATATAGAGCGGAAAAAGCACCTTACAATTACCACGACAGTGATACGGCTTTCTTAACAGATCAGGTCATCAACTATGTGGCGTCACAAGGGCAGGAGTTTGGTTTTATCCATTTATCTTATTTTAGACCACACCCGCCCTTTATTGCGCCAGCACCATACTCCGAATACTATCCCGAGGTTAACTGCCAAAAACCAGAGGTAGATTTAGAAACATTTCTTTCCATGCACCCTTTTCATGAATGTTTATTTCATCAGCTTTATAAAAACACATTTAACAATCTCAGTTACAAACAAATAGAATCAATACTCACAGAACGTTTTAGTCGTGACAAAAGAGCCTATTACGGACTGATCACAGAACTTGACTATCATTTGGGCCGATTAATTACTTTTTTAAAAGATAAAGGTGTATATGATGAAACCTTGCTTATCTTCACCAGTGATCACGGGGAATTGCTGGGAGATAAATGGCTGTATGAAAAAGGGGGCTATTTTGATCAATCTTTTCATGTACCTCTATTAATCAAGCCTCCTAAAGCTTTACGCTCCAAACAAGAAGGTAAAATTGTAGATTCCTTTACCAGCTCGATTGATCTGATGCCAACAATACTGGATATAATAAATGCACCTATTCCCGAAAGCGTTGAAGGCCTATCATTAGCTGAATTGTTATCGGATGGAAAGAATGATAGCACCCGAAAAGACATCATTTATGAACACTACACCACTTTACCTACAAAGCAGTTAAACAGAACGTTAACGATCAAAGATGAATCATTTAAATACGTATATTGCTCTCAATTTGAGCATCTTTTATTTGATTTAAAGTCTGATCCTGACGAGCTTAAAAATTTAGCA
- a CDS encoding non-ribosomal peptide synthetase: MMEQLLSKIPWNSKSAAVISEQGQWSFSQIDTKSDLWASHILEQLGKDIRHWPVAMPIIAERSADYIVALLACWKLGIGVAPIAVDTPISRLTHITNDLNSQWVINLTELNITNSQEIRFDAGLPNATALHETPLQKSGIAYIIYTSGTTGKPKGCVVGVESVLPIMQSYCDYFGLNESSRITLSANIAFDAAMADLIPGLISGARIYIVDHQILMQPNRLIEYYHHHQITYSWIATPIIEVIMSTPDITLPRSLKVLLTAGQRLTKRPPKEWHTRVENAYGPTETTVIATVGIVNPNGHGLPDIGTTFLGVHCLLVDQRLQPVQYGEEGELLIYGAGVSRGYLNLPELNNEKFIRILDAQGNEVRAYRSGDLCRVNKQGNIEYVSRIDKQLKLNGNRLESDEIIHHMLAQEGVKQAHAMIQKIGAQDILVGYIVAENASQLDTVTLQSLLGEEMPKYMIPQKFVFLDAFPLTSNQKLDESALSLPQIERTEADEDQDGLSSDERDFLFLFRKIMGIDIGWEDSFFQHGGASIAAISISAAVHKQFAMGLPFELFEQHGTPQRIWQSINRQAYQVTEISSHVDETLEYFDAPLSSSQRSIWFFANMDNKDRAYHAKSQLKLVGKVNAEAIAFALQKVVDRHSIFRTSFIPGAGDGIQRVHKTYQVKLQQFNLSSFPSVDREQRLEHLLQEELNQPFDLSFLPLVRWALVKMDNDESILIHIEHHLVHDGWSYNLFLKDFLFYYRSVLMQEVDELPFPAQYADFCITQAEWLNTRAAEGQLKYWKNQLQGAATVINLPSHKTDTNNQREGKTLRIQLPRKQWHALEKLAEQRGETPFSIMLGIYYLMLSRFSGDKDICVGSAFANRQWIQADSIIGMMINTVALRAKFEDQTSIDQLLSQSSRVVHEAQQNQDIPFEYLVKEINPERPVGINPFFQVFFGFHDSPMPEINLPGINHAEVVEAIDSSAAKFDLSVVVIPRKGQVGDDDPVHLLWEFKRAKYPEWLIQNMIEDYLSLLKKALENTNISLSQLNANTPEICGPEVEILSGTVFDAFRFQALAHPNRTAIEFQGQVYSYINLLVRVEQQATYLSHLELSAGEYVGICLPRSIDYVSWMLACQAAGVGYVPLDPDYPAARIEFVIKHSQITHLITHSDQYSANRIPCNAKSEQSRKAISISGSTAMYCIYTSGSTGLPKGVVISHGAFSNFIQAMSREFNLLPEQSWLAITSFSFDISTLELYLPLISGAKVVLTSQEDSRDIGCLRRYLQSGQISHCQATPSTWKTLISDGWRPTTDQTILCGGEAIDIQLAHLLTEKGNVCYNMYGPTETTVWSSFKQLSTGDDNSQNSSTSLGSPIANTQIYILDDALHQVPVGAIGQLWIGGASLSDGYLHNSELTNERFVLHPVNGKRIYQTGDLASIDGYGELQFHGRADQQVKLSGFRIELEEIEQIIKQLAEVNQVAVVIRNVAETPQLIAFFSGECDESTVLTQCRQKLPGYMIPHKVITLDTLPLTPNRKVDKKALPTDLQPSDVINTPQTPTEEQLETILSSHLGYPRIDTQRNFYKLGGNSLMAMKVCVSIEREMNVSLKAIDFIELGSITAVAAFIDATSGETSEMEFVEEMTI; encoded by the coding sequence ATGATGGAACAATTGTTATCCAAGATTCCTTGGAACTCTAAATCTGCTGCGGTTATTTCAGAACAAGGTCAATGGAGTTTCTCACAAATAGACACAAAGTCGGATCTTTGGGCAAGTCATATTCTAGAACAATTAGGGAAAGATATTCGGCACTGGCCCGTGGCAATGCCTATTATTGCGGAACGTTCAGCAGACTATATTGTAGCACTTTTAGCCTGCTGGAAACTCGGGATAGGCGTTGCACCAATAGCCGTTGACACACCCATATCTCGTTTGACCCACATCACTAATGACTTGAATAGCCAGTGGGTAATCAATCTAACAGAGCTCAACATTACTAACAGCCAGGAAATCCGATTTGACGCAGGGCTTCCAAATGCAACAGCGTTACATGAAACCCCATTACAAAAAAGCGGTATAGCTTATATCATTTATACTTCCGGCACGACAGGTAAACCCAAAGGGTGTGTGGTCGGAGTCGAATCAGTATTGCCAATAATGCAATCTTACTGTGATTACTTCGGCTTGAACGAGTCCTCCAGAATCACCCTGTCCGCGAATATAGCATTTGATGCAGCAATGGCAGACCTAATCCCGGGCTTAATTAGCGGTGCCAGAATCTACATCGTCGATCATCAAATACTTATGCAGCCTAATCGGTTAATCGAGTATTACCATCATCACCAAATTACCTACAGCTGGATAGCAACTCCAATAATCGAAGTCATAATGTCCACTCCCGACATAACATTACCTCGCAGTCTAAAGGTGTTGCTGACAGCAGGACAAAGATTAACTAAGCGACCTCCCAAGGAATGGCATACTCGGGTTGAAAATGCCTATGGTCCAACTGAAACTACAGTAATAGCAACGGTGGGCATAGTTAATCCTAATGGACATGGTTTGCCTGATATTGGTACCACATTTCTCGGCGTCCATTGTTTGCTAGTCGATCAACGTCTTCAACCTGTTCAATATGGGGAAGAAGGGGAGCTACTCATTTATGGTGCAGGGGTTAGCCGTGGTTATTTAAATCTTCCTGAATTAAACAATGAAAAGTTTATTCGTATACTGGATGCACAAGGAAATGAAGTCAGAGCATATCGTTCAGGCGATTTGTGCAGAGTCAATAAACAAGGAAATATTGAGTATGTCAGCCGTATCGATAAACAACTGAAACTGAATGGCAATCGCTTAGAAAGTGACGAAATTATACATCACATGTTGGCACAAGAAGGGGTTAAACAAGCGCATGCCATGATCCAAAAAATCGGTGCCCAGGATATTTTGGTCGGTTATATTGTTGCGGAGAATGCAAGCCAGCTAGACACAGTAACACTGCAGTCACTGCTTGGTGAGGAAATGCCTAAGTACATGATTCCTCAGAAGTTCGTTTTTTTAGATGCATTTCCTCTGACAAGCAATCAAAAGCTCGACGAAAGTGCCTTGTCTTTGCCTCAAATAGAACGAACTGAAGCAGACGAGGATCAAGACGGACTCTCGTCAGATGAACGAGATTTTTTGTTCTTGTTCAGAAAGATCATGGGAATAGATATCGGATGGGAAGACAGTTTCTTCCAGCATGGTGGTGCCTCTATTGCAGCAATTTCAATCTCTGCTGCGGTACACAAGCAATTTGCAATGGGATTACCTTTTGAGCTCTTTGAACAGCACGGCACTCCTCAAAGGATATGGCAATCAATCAATCGTCAGGCTTACCAAGTTACTGAAATCAGCTCTCACGTCGATGAAACCCTGGAATATTTTGATGCGCCCTTATCTTCTTCTCAGCGTTCGATCTGGTTTTTCGCCAATATGGACAATAAAGATCGAGCCTATCATGCTAAATCACAATTAAAGCTTGTAGGTAAAGTGAATGCAGAAGCTATTGCCTTCGCCTTACAGAAAGTGGTTGACCGTCATAGTATCTTCCGCACCTCTTTTATTCCCGGAGCTGGTGATGGAATACAAAGAGTACATAAAACCTACCAAGTAAAATTACAACAGTTTAACCTTTCTTCTTTCCCTTCGGTGGATCGCGAGCAACGCTTAGAGCACCTGTTACAAGAAGAATTGAACCAGCCATTCGATCTTTCCTTTTTGCCATTAGTAAGATGGGCACTCGTAAAAATGGATAATGATGAATCTATTCTCATCCATATAGAACACCATCTTGTTCATGATGGCTGGTCTTACAACTTATTTTTAAAAGATTTTCTTTTCTATTATCGATCCGTCTTGATGCAAGAAGTCGACGAGTTACCTTTCCCTGCCCAATACGCAGATTTTTGCATTACACAGGCAGAATGGTTGAATACAAGGGCTGCAGAAGGACAACTGAAATATTGGAAAAACCAATTGCAAGGTGCGGCAACAGTTATTAATTTACCTTCACATAAAACGGATACCAATAATCAGCGTGAAGGAAAAACACTGCGTATTCAATTACCAAGAAAGCAATGGCATGCACTAGAAAAATTAGCTGAACAACGGGGAGAAACCCCATTCAGTATAATGCTTGGAATTTACTATCTAATGTTGTCGCGTTTCTCCGGAGATAAAGACATCTGTGTTGGCTCTGCATTTGCCAACCGACAATGGATTCAGGCAGACTCCATTATCGGTATGATGATAAACACTGTTGCTCTTCGCGCAAAGTTTGAAGATCAAACAAGTATTGATCAACTTCTCAGTCAAAGCAGTAGAGTTGTCCATGAAGCCCAGCAAAATCAGGATATCCCATTTGAATACCTCGTTAAGGAAATTAACCCAGAGCGGCCTGTTGGCATAAATCCATTTTTTCAGGTGTTTTTCGGTTTTCATGATTCTCCCATGCCAGAGATCAACCTACCGGGAATTAACCATGCTGAAGTTGTCGAAGCTATTGATAGTAGTGCGGCTAAATTTGACTTGTCTGTCGTTGTCATTCCACGAAAAGGGCAAGTGGGAGACGACGATCCTGTGCATTTACTTTGGGAGTTTAAACGAGCGAAATACCCAGAGTGGTTAATCCAAAATATGATTGAAGATTATCTGTCTTTACTCAAAAAGGCATTGGAAAACACCAATATTTCTCTAAGTCAATTGAATGCCAATACGCCTGAAATCTGCGGTCCGGAAGTAGAAATTTTGTCAGGAACTGTTTTTGATGCTTTTCGCTTTCAAGCACTGGCTCATCCTAATCGCACGGCGATTGAATTCCAGGGCCAAGTATATAGTTACATTAATCTTTTAGTCCGAGTAGAACAACAGGCCACATATCTATCGCATCTGGAGCTCTCGGCTGGAGAATATGTTGGAATTTGTTTACCCAGAAGCATCGACTATGTAAGTTGGATGCTGGCCTGTCAAGCCGCTGGTGTAGGTTATGTGCCACTGGACCCTGATTATCCGGCAGCACGCATTGAATTCGTTATTAAGCACAGTCAAATTACTCATTTGATCACCCATTCGGACCAGTATTCTGCAAATCGCATCCCTTGTAACGCAAAAAGTGAGCAAAGCCGTAAGGCTATTTCTATATCAGGTAGTACAGCAATGTATTGTATTTATACGTCTGGCTCTACCGGCTTACCTAAAGGGGTTGTTATCAGCCATGGTGCATTTTCCAACTTCATTCAGGCTATGTCCCGAGAATTTAACTTGCTCCCGGAGCAAAGCTGGCTAGCAATTACATCATTTTCTTTCGATATTTCAACGTTAGAGCTTTACTTGCCTTTGATCTCAGGGGCCAAAGTTGTTTTAACCTCACAAGAAGATAGTCGTGACATAGGATGCTTACGTCGCTATTTGCAAAGCGGACAAATCAGTCATTGCCAAGCGACTCCCAGTACCTGGAAGACCCTTATATCTGATGGTTGGCGACCCACCACTGACCAAACTATCCTCTGTGGTGGAGAAGCTATAGACATTCAATTAGCTCATCTATTAACTGAAAAAGGTAATGTCTGTTACAACATGTACGGCCCCACAGAAACCACTGTATGGTCTTCTTTTAAACAACTTTCAACAGGTGATGATAATTCCCAAAACAGCAGTACTTCTTTAGGGTCACCTATTGCCAATACCCAGATTTATATACTTGATGATGCATTGCATCAAGTACCGGTTGGTGCCATTGGACAACTTTGGATCGGTGGAGCGAGTTTGTCTGATGGCTATTTGCACAACTCAGAATTAACAAATGAGCGCTTCGTCTTACATCCTGTCAATGGGAAGCGCATTTATCAGACTGGCGATTTAGCTTCCATTGATGGGTACGGCGAATTGCAATTTCACGGACGAGCAGATCAGCAAGTAAAGCTGTCAGGGTTTCGTATCGAGTTGGAGGAAATAGAACAGATTATTAAACAGTTAGCCGAAGTTAATCAGGTAGCTGTGGTTATCCGAAATGTCGCTGAAACACCACAACTGATTGCTTTTTTTTCTGGAGAATGTGATGAATCAACCGTTTTGACACAATGTCGTCAAAAGCTACCCGGCTATATGATCCCTCATAAAGTTATTACGCTTGACACATTACCGTTAACGCCGAATCGCAAGGTTGATAAAAAAGCATTACCGACAGATCTGCAACCATCTGATGTTATCAATACACCGCAAACACCTACGGAAGAACAGCTCGAAACGATATTAAGTTCCCATCTTGGCTATCCCCGAATTGATACCCAACGCAATTTTTATAAGTTGGGAGGTAATTCTTTAATGGCAATGAAGGTATGTGTCAGCATTGAACGAGAAATGAATGTATCGCTAAAAGCCATCGATTTCATCGAACTCGGCAGTATCACAGCTGTGGCCGCCTTTATTGACGCAACCTCAGGCGAAACATCCGAAATGGAATTTGTAGAGGAAATGACAATATGA
- a CDS encoding GNAT family N-acetyltransferase, whose product MLDLTPHQLIDGQKVQLELLCDRHIEGLKIAVANEKLWQKTFVNTESKLLLLQLAFKHVNASRVEFLTDLNNQNSQRAIERIGGVKAGLIRQHMILRKGRKRDSVIYSILNHEWTSVKDNLNSLFAAYSLP is encoded by the coding sequence ATGTTGGATTTAACACCACATCAGCTCATAGATGGTCAGAAAGTACAACTCGAATTACTGTGTGATAGACACATTGAGGGACTAAAAATTGCGGTCGCTAATGAAAAACTATGGCAAAAAACCTTCGTAAATACTGAGTCAAAGTTATTGCTCTTACAATTAGCATTCAAACATGTGAATGCTTCCCGAGTAGAATTCTTAACAGATTTAAATAATCAAAATTCACAGCGAGCGATTGAACGAATAGGCGGTGTAAAAGCAGGCCTGATTCGGCAGCACATGATTCTTAGAAAAGGAAGAAAAAGAGACAGTGTCATCTATAGCATTCTGAACCACGAATGGACCTCTGTAAAAGATAATCTGAACAGCTTATTCGCTGCATATTCTCTTCCATAA
- a CDS encoding acyl carrier protein — translation MSSKKVTLSVKNGNLSITSNLDEVPSWFRELLSSHKPQLISMLNSENSESDEVEKRLKRLWVNLTKQEPQKNTSFFNLTTSSLDIIKLKQKIFSEFNLDIPVGDLYKKKIFSDQVHHIETQIAKEVKD, via the coding sequence ATGAGCAGCAAGAAAGTTACGCTATCTGTCAAAAATGGCAATCTGTCAATTACAAGCAACCTTGATGAAGTCCCTTCTTGGTTTCGTGAACTTTTGTCAAGTCATAAACCACAACTTATCTCTATGCTGAATTCGGAAAATAGCGAAAGTGATGAAGTTGAGAAAAGGCTCAAAAGATTATGGGTGAATTTGACTAAACAAGAACCTCAGAAGAACACTTCATTTTTTAATTTAACTACGAGTTCACTTGATATAATTAAACTGAAACAAAAAATATTTTCAGAGTTTAACCTAGACATACCTGTCGGCGATTTATACAAGAAAAAAATATTTTCTGATCAAGTTCATCACATTGAAACTCAAATTGCCAAAGAAGTTAAAGACTAA